The Heteronotia binoei isolate CCM8104 ecotype False Entrance Well chromosome 14, APGP_CSIRO_Hbin_v1, whole genome shotgun sequence genome has a window encoding:
- the EXOSC6 gene encoding exosome complex component MTR3, whose translation MPLDHRRVPGPEESQTPLLFVPSGAKEGEPPPAGDAPRDPTALQPLFARVGLLSQAKGSAYVELDGGTKVLCAVAGPREAAGGGGGAPSREPRGRLVCEFRRAPFSGRGARGRPSDREPELSLALQEALEAAVRLARYPRAQVEVSALLLQDGGSALAAALCAAGLALADAGIELYDLVVSCALCKAPSSEGGQWLLQPGEPEERAAAARLTVALLPSLNQVSGLLGSGEGGPPDSWAQAVRLGLDGCQRLYPLMRQSLLRAVKRKTALTQEPSETEAVEPPAATA comes from the coding sequence ATGCCGCTGGACCACAGACGGGTGCCCGGTCCGGAAGAGTCGCAGACGCCGCTGCTGTTCGTGCCCTCGGGAGCCAAGGAAGGCGAGCCGCCGCCCGCAGGGGATGCGCCCCGCGACCCGACGGCGCTGCAGCCGCTTTTCGCCCGCGTGGGGCTGCTGAGCCAAGCGAAAGGCTCGGCCTACGTGGAACTGGACGGCGGCACCAAAGTGCTGTGCGCCGTGGCTGGGCCGCGCGAAGCCgcagggggcggcgggggggcaCCGAGCCGAGAGCCCCGGGGCCGGCTGGTGTGCGAGTTCCGGCGGGCGCCTTTCTCCGGGCGCGGAGCCCGCGGGCGGCCCAGCGACCGGGAGCCGGAGCTGAGCCTGGCGCTGCAAGAGGCGCTGGAAGCGGCCGTGCGCCTGGCGCGCTACCCGCGGGCGCAGGTGGAGGTGAGCGCGCTGCTCTTGCAGGACGGCGGCTCGGCTTTGGCGGCCGCGCTGTGCGCTGCGGGGCTGGCCCTGGCCGACGCCGGCATCGAGCTCTACGACCTCGTGGTGTCCTGCGCGCTCTGCAAGGCGCCGTCCTCGGAGGGCGGCCAGTGGCTGCTGCAGCCCGGCGAGCCCGAAGAGCGCGCTGCCGCCGCCCGCCTCACCGTGGCGCTCCTGCCCTCACTGAACCAGGTCTCGGGGCTGCTGGGCAGCGGCGAGGGAGGGCCCCCCGACAGCTGGGCTCAAGCAGTGCGCCTCGGCCTCGACGGCTGTCAGCGCCTCTATCCGCTGATGCGCCAAAGCCTCCTGCGCGCCGTGAAGCGCAAAACCGCCCTTACCCAGGAGCCGTCGGAGACAGAAGCGGTGGAGCCTCCGGCTGCTACTGCTTAA